The Caenorhabditis elegans chromosome I genome includes the window TACGTGGatgcaaaaaatctgaacaatAAAGTCAGCTCAGCCATCTCAACTGTGACAGCAAAAGTCGCCGGAGCACAGGAGAAGATCATAGTCACAGAAAGGTTCAAGAGATGTGAGGAATTCGATGAAGTCACCGATATTTCTAAAGAATATTCTACTGGGACAAGAAAAACGAAAGCGAATATTGCCAGGGCCCTGGGCCTCGAGCCTCCAGCACAGTCGATTCTCGATGGAAACTTTGTTGATTTTAAAAGTCTGTTGTCAAATGGTCTGAAAACTGTCAAAGATGTTGAAGAACATTTGAAGATTTGCCTGGCCGATTTGATTAACAGAGACGAAGAAGTTCGCAAAGTTTCTGCAAACATGTAAGGCATTTGTTTTGTAGAACtattattttacaattttacattttcagtgaTATTCTGAAGAAGGAATGTCGGGTTTCCGCGAAGCTAAGCAGAGAAgcggaaaaaaatagaaaagaccTGGAAAAGAGAGGcatcattgaaaaatacaaaaacttcaTCGGAGAAAAGTGGAATGCAGAGGATATCCGTGATCATACTGTCTCTGCACTGAATAAAGGTTTTGATGAAGGCATCATTACgtggaaaattgaatgtgAATTCAACGACGCTAAGTATATTCATCCGTTCTCGAGGAAAAGTGTGTATTTTGGCATGAAAAACTTTTATCAAGAGGCTCTCGCTtattccatcaaaaattattttattccgAGAATTGAACGGAAAATGGCgtaagaaattaaaattgaaacagtaaataattataaacaacataaatttcagaaatcatcTGAAGGATAAGGCAAAAGATCGATCAATTGTTCTGTTCGGTGAGAATGTTGACCAACTGCTGTCTCAAGAAGGAATCCGTGACAAGTTTGTCATCGCTTTGGATCCAGGCAGAAGCAAAATCAAAACTGCGTTTTTGAAGCCAACTGGCGAAGTCGTTGATATGAgtagtttttcgatttatggAACAAGATTTGACGGAGGAGGCGTCGATTTGTTGAAGAAATGGTCGCAGCAAACAGAGAGAAAAGATATTGTATTCGCAATTGGAAATGGTACGAATACATACAATACACAGATTGCTGTATCAGATATGATCAACAGCAATGTGTTCCCCAAAGAAATTAATGTGTCTTACTGGTGAGTAAAATTTATCAGTGGACCAGCACAGATTTCAACTTTACTTTTCAGTATTGTCCCTGAACATGGCGCTTCGAAGTATAGTTGCACTCCATCTGCAATTGAAGAGTTTGGAGAAAATGCGGAGATAACAGAAATTTCTGCAGTTTCAATCGGTAGACGTCTTATTGATCCAATGTCAGAATACGTGAAGATCGAACCACAACACTTGGGAAAAGGACAATATCAACTTTCTGTGGacccgaaaaaattgaacgaaaGTTTGCTGAATGTTGTACGCGACAGAGTCTCCTTCAACGGTGTTGATCTGAATACAGCCAGCAAGAATTTGCTTCAAAGAATCAACGGACTCAATGAGAAAACTGCCAAAGAAATTGTACAGTATCGGGAGCAGAATGGCAGATTCAGATCAAGAGCAGAATTGAAAGAAGTCAAAGGAATAGGCGCTCTCACTTTCCAACAATGTGCCGGATTCCTGACTGTGTCTCGTCCAGATGACGCCGAAGATGGACCACcaaagaaaaagttcaaaaagtcttCAACATCCAAGGAATGGAATCCATTTGACGAGACTATAGTTCATCCGGATGACTATAGAACTGGTGAAAGGtgagttctaaaaatttttaagttattcTCACATAAACCAAATTTTACAGCTTGCTGGGAAAGCTGAATGTCAGCATCGAAGATATAACTGGCagaataaaatcattttcaatatcACGACTCACCGCCGAGGAGGCTAAAGTTCTcaatttgcttcaaaatctTACACTGAAGACCAAAATGAAGCCTCCACCACCATTAAGAGTAAGgctttatttaaattttaacttaaataataactaattttcagacaaaagtTGGTCAAATTCGTGATCTTGCTGAAGGCCAGAGATTTACCGGAACGGTGTCGAACAAGGTACGCAACTGAAAAGTCATTCCACCAAGAAAATACATTATTTCAGACCGATTTCGGAGTTTTCATCGATATTGGAGTCGGACAAGATGGACTTGCGCACATCAGCCATTTCAAGGACGGACACTATTCATTGATGCTTCCATCTGTCAATGACAGTGTCGAAGTTGTTATTGATAAAATTAGAGAAGACGGAAAAATTTCCCTCAGTCCGGTTTATTAAAACGAGTTCGAGGAACGGCGTATAAAGTGTCATCATCATTCCATTTTAATGCATGTActaatttcttatttttgagcAAACGCATCATACAGATAATAGGTAATAAACTTGTTTTCTGACTGCTTCAATGTGTTCCAGATGTTTacaagtttggaaaaaattatttccagatcttttcgatattttttcaaattcccacGTTTACTGTTCTGTGTATAAGCACCACGTTTTGAAGATCTGTTCAAAAAGGAGATCTACGAAAAGAAGATCTACAAAAAGAAGATCTACGTTTTCAGgatctggcaccgtgccaactgCGGTTttctcgatgaaaaacgaaacaacgatgctccgatgttacgcgTCGCGTATTGTTTAGCgttcagaaatatattttttgaaattttcttctagaagaaaCGCTTAACGACACGCGACGCGTAACATCGGAACATCCTTGTTACGTTTTTCATCGAGAAAACCGcagttggcacggtgccagatcCTGAAAACGTAGATCTTCTTTTTGTAGATCTTCTTTTCGTAGATCTTCTTTTTGAACAGATCTTCAAAACGTGGTGCTTCGTGTATAATTtgataattaaatattataatgtttttttttcaggaaagaaaatccgaaatttcgGCGGAAACAATGTATTTAGTGGGCGGAAtcgaaataataaaatttgcaaCCGCCACACGTTTTTTCCGTGCGAGGGTTGCGGAAAAAGCGTGCGCGAATTGCGGAAGAACACTTTCGGTCCCGCCCACAAAAGCTGTCgagctcaaatttttttcgggtcCAAGAAACCGTTCTGCAAAAATGTTAATGTTATTTCATACATAAAACCTAGAAAGCTTTGGCAGCCTGTTTCGATTGTGCCAAAATtcttctttttgcattttcgcGTCATGGTGAACTTTAGAATTCTGCACCGCGACGCCGgcgccaaattatttttctttcgaatTGTGGCGCTAAATATCGCACGGTAGTTTTTCGTGTCATTCTCTCACTTCCTCCTTCATAATTAATGCTTGTGAAAGTTTCATCGCACTATTCCCATTCTAttcttccaaaataatttttataaggctacatttttctcaaatacaaaaaagttcccATATTTAACAGGTATTATTCGGAAATGATAATCGCAGCGTATCTTTTGTCATTGTTTTCCGTGTTATTTACGCTTTTTCGAAATATAGATATTTTCACGATTTACgtgtcaataaaaaaaaaagagaaatcattataaaaacaaaacgtGGACGGTTCGATTATTATTTCCCAATGATACCTTGCCCGATGTAATCTGCCGCGctctttaataaatttatatgaTAAAATTCATTATGTTTAGCCAGGAACCTTTATCCATTGACCCGTATCACTATTTGCACTTCACAACAACCAATGCGGTCTGCGGGGGTCGAGCTGTCCCTTCTATCTCTCGTTTCTCTGTCCATTTTTTCGATGACTCGTTCCCTAGCCTCACTTTCCACTGTGGTATTTAGTTGTTCCTACATTTCGCAATAGTTTCTCTTATTTAGTCTCCTTCCATGCCTTTTATATCTGCTTATTTGTTCTAGGCACTAAAAATCCACGTGCGAACACTTCCGTTTATTCGttctttttgcaaattctAAACGTTAActattaaattcaattttcaggtaatggATAGTGGGAATGAAAGTAGCATTATCCAACCGCCAAACTTAAAAACCGCAGCAGAAGGAGATGTTAAAGAGTATATTGTGCAAGTGGTGACTTCTCATTTCGGATTATCACCACGCGACCAAACAACTCTCGATGTGGAACTTACTGCTGCAACGACTTTTATCACCGATTTCATCAATGAAGCCGATAAAAATGTAATTGTGGTAGATCGAGTTGTTGCCCGTGAGCAAGGAGATCAGCCAGCCGGAGCTGAGAGTGGAGGAGAAGAATCTGCTCCAGCTACCTTCCAAGTTCACGACGGTCTCTTCATGACGGATCGTGGTCAAGCGATGATGTTTGTGAAGCAAAGCAATGTTattgaagctgaaaagaaaattgcaacCCAAGTTTCGGCGTTCCCGTTGAATGGAGGAAGTGCATGGGAGCAACTTCATTTCTTGATGAGTCGTCTTCTCAACCCATATTGCAAGTCATTCATCGGACAAAGTGGAAGAGGCGAACGAGATGGTGATAAGCTTGCACCGACGGTTCAGAAGTGCTTCACTGAAGCTGAAGCCGCCTTGTTACATCTTCAGCAAAATATCGATATTCCGGAGATCAACTTGGTTGTCAATCAGCATATTTTGGATGCTATCGAGCAGGCTGGAAAGGAAAACCGTCGTGCTAAGGTAGGACTTATTTTATGTACTATTAAAGCTATAGAAGTTACTAACAGATCGAAGATCTCGGAGATCTCGTGGAAGATGCAAACTTCTTGAATGCCCTTCAATCTGGCTGCAATCGCTGGGTAAAGGAAATTCGGAAGGTTACTCAACTGGAACGTGATCCTAGCAGTGGAACTTCCCTCCAGGAAATGACTTTCTGGCTGAACTTGGAACGTGctcttctaaaaatttcacaaaagcGAGACGGAGAAGAGGTCACTTTGACACTTGAGGCCCTAAAGTGCGGAAAGCGTTTTCACGCAACCGTTGGATTCGACAGTGACAATGGTTTGAAGCAGAAATTGGCGGTTGTTCAGGATTACAATACGTTGATGAAAGAATTCCCGCTGAGCGAGCTGGTCTCTGCCACAGATGTCCCCAAATTGATGCACGCTGTCGTTGGAATTTTCCTTCATCTTCGAAAATTGCGATCCACCAAATATCCACTACAACGTGCTCTTCGTCTGGTTGAAGCGATTTCTCGTGATCTCAACTCTCAGTTGCTTAAAGTGCTCTCATCATACAATTTGATGCGTACTCCAATCGCAGAATTCAATGAAATCATGTCACAGTGCCAAGCTTTGTTCAGCAAATGGGACGATGAGTACGATAAATTCATTGCTTTGCTTCGTGATATAAACAAGAAGAAGCGTGATGATCCATCAAAGTTGTCCTGGAAAGTCACAGCAGTGCACAAGCGACTCGAAACTCGACTTATGCAAATTTTGCAGTTCAGAAAGTGAGTGGTAATGCAACagtttccaagaaaaattgaatttatttcaggCAACACGAGCAATTCCGTACTGTTATCGAGCGAGTTCTTCGTCCCGTCGGAAATGGATCTAGGGAAAGAGAGCAGTTGATGATTGATTCCTCGGAAGGAGAGAAGTCACCAGATGAGCAGGTGGACATTGCATACGAATTTCTGAAGAACGTTGATTTCCTTGATGTCGACAGTCCTGCATGGGAGAATGCTTTCAAGCGCTATGAAGACCAGATTGGAGTAGTTGAGACAGCAATTACTACTAGACTGAAGAGCCAACTGGAGTCATCCAGAAATTCAAACGAAATGTTCTCCATTTTCAGTCGCTACAATGCTCTCTTCATCCGCCCTCGTATTCGTGGAGCCATCTACGAGTACCAGACTCGACTGATTAATCGTGTCAAAGAGGATATCAATGAACTTCAAGCAAGATTCACGAAGGCACGTGGTGAGCAAGGAGTGAAAATCATGCAAACTGTTGGTCTTCCTCCGTTCTCTGCGAAAATTATGTGGATCCGTAATTATGAAAGGCAACTTCAAAGGTATATGAAGCGCGTTGAAGATGTTCTTGGAAAGCAATGGGAAAATCACGTTGATGGAAGACAGTTAAAAGCAGACGGAGACAATTTCAAAGTGAAGCTGAATACTCAACCGATGTTTGACGAATGGGTTGAGTCCGTTCAATCACAAAATTGGACGCTGCCCAACAAGATATTGACAGTCGATAGAGTCCAGGTGGACGGCAGAATGCAACTTCAACTCAAAATCAACTATCATAGTGATAGTTCAGTTCTGTACAAGGAAGTATCCCATCTGAAATCAATGGGATTCCGTGTTCCTCTAAAGATAGTCAACTGGGCTCATCAAGCCAATCAGATGCGTCCATCAGCTACTTCCCTTATTGAAGCTGCACGTACATTTGCTTCTGTGAATGCTGCGCTGGCATCCGTACAAGGAGTTGACTCATTGCTTGCAAGTTACAAAAAGGATATTCAAAATCAGTTGATTGAaggtttgttttttataatttatttaaaaatatccacataatctttttgaaaaaatgtttagaaatctTTAGAAAATATAGTAAAAGAAATACAATACATTCCATGCTGATTCGCGGAACCTGGTAACTGTCGGCCGCCATATTTTTTAAGAGTGAAACTGGACCAATTGCCACTTTCTTCAGACGactatttgaaaaagattttacATGGATTTTTGAACCGGAACCCCAATTTTTGTAGTCTTAAAATagaaggattttttaaaacagataatagtatttattattttctcaattttgatcTGTGACCGTTGTCAAAAACTAATCTGCCTTAATTCTACATTCACGAATACATCAAAGAACGCAATAAAATGTTATGCAcctaattatttcaaaaattatatgaaacaattttcaggagCAACTCTCGGATGGGACTCTTACAAGGTTGATCAGTATCAACTGAAGTTGGCTGAAACTGTGAATACGTATCAAGAGAGATGTGAAGAGCTGCTCAACGTTGTTCGAATTGTCAACGCCGATTTGAATGTTCTCAAGTCATGCCGTTACGATAAGGAAACCATCGAAAACTTGTTAACTTCGATCCAAAAAGGAGTTGATCAACTTTCTCTGGGAAATTATTCGAATCTGGCTCAATGGGTTAACACTCTCGACCGTCAAATTGAAACTATTCTCGCTCGCCGTGTGGAAGATGCAATCCGTGTTTGGACTTTGGTTTTCTCTCAATCAGAAGAAGTCGAAGAGCTGCGTGAACGTCAAGTGGTCCTTCCAACTGTCAAGAACGTTGTCGTCGATTTGTGTATGACTGCACAAACCTTGTACATTAGTCCAAGCACTCGTGAAACTCGTGAGAAGATTCTTGAACAATTGTACGAATGGCACAGTGTCTGTACTGCACAAATGAGAATCAGTGGAAAGAGATTCCAGATGGTTATGAATGAAGAAATTGAACCGGAAACATATCACAATATCCTCAATGTGATGCCTGAAGGGCAAGCTTGTCTTGAAAAAGCATATGATTGTGTCAATGGAATCATGTCTGATCTTGAAGAATATCTTAGTGAATGGCTCAGTTATCAATCTCTCTGGGTACTTCAAGCTGAGCAACTATTTGAAATGTTGGGAACATCGCTTTCAAAATGGATGAAGACTTTGATGGAAATTCGCAAAGGACGTCTTGTTTTCGATACTCAAGATACTCGCAAAGTGATTTTCCCCGTCTCTGTAGAATACGGAAAAGCACAACAGAAAATCCTCTTCAAGTACGATTACTGGCATAAGGAAATGCTTGTCAAGTTCGGAGCAGTCGTTGGCGATGAGATGCAgaagtttttcaattctgtGTCCAAATGGAGAAATGTCTTGGAAACACAATCAGTGGATGGTGGATCAACTTCTGATACTATTGGCCTCATTTCGTTCGTTCAGTCATTGAAGAAACAAACCAAATCTGGACAAGATGCTGTGGATTTGTACCGATCCTCCCAACGTCTTCTAAATCAACAACGTTATCAGTTTCCTGCCCAATGGCTTTATTCAGAGAATGTTGAAGGAGAATGGTCTGCATTCACTGAAATTCTCAGTCTTCGAGATGCCTCGATCCAGACACAAATGATGAATCTGCAAACCAAGTTCGCGCAAGAAGATGAGCTTGTCGAGAAACGAACCGTTGAAACACTGACTGAATGGAACAAGAGCAAGCCCGTTGAGGGAGCACAGCGACCACAAGAGGCCTTGAATGTCATCACTGCATTCGAAGCGAAGTTGAACAAATTGACCGAAGAGCGgaacaaaatgagaaaagcAAGAGTGGCTTTGGATCTTTCTGATAGCGCTCATGCTCCTTCAGAAGGTGATAAGCTTACTGTAGCTACTGAAGAATTGGCAGCTATGAAAGATGTGTGGAAGGCGTTGCAGCCAGTATACACTGGAATAGACGAAGCAAAAGAGAAGACGTGGCTCTCTGTTCAACCTCGCAAGATTCGTCAGTCGCTTGATGAGTTAATGAACCAATTGAAGCAGCTTCCGGTGAAATGCAGAACTTACAAGAGTTATGAACATGTCAAGCAGATGCTTCATACATACGGAAAGATGAATATGTTGGTTGCGGAGCTGAAGTCAGAAGCACTGAAAGAGCGCCATTGGCACCAAATGATGAAAGAAATGCGAGTAAATTGGAATCTTTCCGACCTCACTCTCGGACAAGGTATAGTGAATAACTTTTAttcattcgattttttaatttatttatttttcagtttgggATGCTGACATCCTGCGACATGAACATACGATCAAAAAGATTCTTCTCGTTGCTCAAGGAGAAATGGCTTTGGAAGAATTCTTGAGGGAGATGCGTGAATACTGGCAAAACTATGAAGTTGAATTGGTGAACTATCAAAATAAGACACGTTTGATCAAAGGATGGGATGATCTATTCAATAAGCTCAAGGAACATCAGAACTCCCTGTCTGCTATGAAACTCTCTCCATATTACAAACAATTCGAGGAAAGTGCTCAATCTTGGGATGAGAAGCTgaacaaaataaatgcaatGTTCGATGTGTGGATTGATGTTCAACGTAGATGGGTGTATCTCGAAGGATTGTTCTCTGGATCCGCGGAAATTTCCACTTTGCTTCCATTTGAGAGTTCCCGTTTTGCAACCATTACCACGGATGTGCTCGCTTTGATGAAGAAAGTTGCCGCATCTCCACGAATTCTGGATGTTGTGAACATGCAAGGAGCTCAGCGGCTTCTCGAAAGACTCGCTGATATGCTGGCTAAAATTCAGAAAGCATTGGGAGAGTATTTGGAGAGAGAACGTTCTTCATTCCCTCGTTTTTACTTTGTTGGAGATGAGGATTTGCTCGAAATCATGGGTAACAGCAAGGATATCACGAGAATTCAGAAGCATTTGAAGAAGATGTTTGCCGGAATTACTGCAATTGATATTAACGAAGAGGACAGATcggtatttttgttttgtttttggtatattttataaatttattgatttcagATCACAGCTTTCCATTCGAGAGAAGGTGAGAAGGTCGACCTGGTGAAGATCGTTTCAACAAAAGATGTTCGCATTAACGATTGGCTGCAAGCGCTTGAAGCAGAGATGAAGCACACATTGGCTCGTCAGCTCGCTGCCTCGTTGACTcacttctcaaaaatgaacattCAAACGATGACCACCGACGACTACGTGGAATGGTTGGACAAGTTCCCAGCTCAAGTGATCACGTTGACTGCTGAAATTTGGTGGTGCGATGAAATGGAGAAGACACTGGCTGATGGGAAGGGAGCCGAAAACGTCGAGCAAGCAGTTGTCAAGACACTTGAATTGCTGGCTGATAGTGTTCTCAAGGAACAACCTCCAATTCgaagaaagaaaatggaagCATTGGTgagtttcttgaatttttaatatgataCTGAATTATTtgctaaatttattttaattatgaaTCTTATTTaaacaacaaattttcagatcacaGAACTTGTTCACAAGCGTGACACCTGCCGTAAACTAGTGTCAATGAAGATTCGAGCTGCCAACGATTTCGGATGGCTCCAGTGCATGCGTTTCTACTTTGATCCGAAACAAGTTGATCCTGTTCGTTGCTGTGTAGTGAAGATGGCGAATTCGCAGTTCTTCTATGGATTCGAGTATCTTGGAATTCAAGAACGTCTTGTTCGCACCCCACTCACCGATCGATGCTATTTAACAATGACTCAAGCATTGCATTCTCGTCTCGGAGGATCTCCATTCGGACCTGCTGGAACCGGTAAAACTGAATCTGTGAAAGCCCTTGGACATCAACTTGGTCGTTTTGTTTTGGTATTCAATTGTGACGAAACTTTCGATTTCCAAGCCATGGGGCGTATTTTGGTCGGATTGTGCCAAGTTGGTGCATGGGGTTGCTTCGATGAGTTCAATCGTTTGGAAGAACGTATGCTGTCGGCTGTCTCACAACAAATTCAAACAATCCAAGAAGCCGTACGTGCTGGTGGTGATATGAGTGTGGATCTTGTTGGAAAACGTCTCAATGTCAATTCAAATATTGGAATCTTCATCACAATGAATCCAGGATATTCAGGACGTTCCAACTTACCAGATAATTTGAAGCAACTCTTCAGAAGTTTGGCAATGACACAACCAGATCGACAGCTTATTGCTCAAGTGATGCTCTTCTCTCAAGGATTCCGAACTGCAGAGACTCTGGCAAACAAGATTGTTCCGTTGTTCATTCTTTGCAAGGAACAACTTTCGGATCAATGTCACTACGACTTCGGTCTTCGTGCTCTCAAGTATGTGCTTGTATCTGCTGGTAACATTAAGCGTGACAAGTTGGATAAAATGGGCTCAGCAGCTTTGGAAGATGTTGCCGAGCAACAAATGCTCATTCAATCAGTCTGTGAAACTCTCGTGCCAAAACTTGTAAATGAAGATATTGCCTTGTTGTTCTCTCTTCTTTCGGATGTGTTCCCAGGAATTCATTATACTGCAAACCAGATGAgagagtaagtttttttcttcaaactatTCAATTATATTTATTCCTTACTTTCAGACTTCGCCAACAACTCTCTACTGTTTGTGATGAGCACTTATTGATCTATTCTGATGTTCAAGGAGAAATGGGATCCATGTGGCTTGACAAAGTTCTTCAACTCTACCAAATCACGAATCTCAATCATGGCCTCATGTTGGTTGGATCCAGTGGTTCCGGAAAAACTATGGCATGGAAGGTTCTTCTCAAGGCGCTTGAAAGATGGGAGAACGTTGAAGGAGTTGCTCATGTGATTGATGCGAAGGCGATGAGCAAAGATTCGTTGTACGGAGTTATGGATCCAAATACTCGTGAATGGACCGACGGATTATTCACGTCAGTTATTCGTAAGATCATCGATAATGTTCGTGGAGAAGCTGATCGTCGTCAATGGATTATCTTTGATGGAGATGTGGATCCTGAATGGGTTGAGAATTTGAACTCCGTCTTGGATGACAACAAGCTGTTGACATTGCCGAACGGAGAGCGTCTTTCGATTCCTCCAAATGTCAGAATTATCTTCGAAGTTGCTGACTTGAAATATGCTACACTTGCCACAGTGTCTCGTTGCGGAATGGTTTGGTTCAGTGAAGAAGTTGTCACCTCGGAAATGCTATTCGAAAGATATCTTTCAATTATTCGTCGTGTTCCACTCGATTCCGATTCTGCTATCAGTTTTTCGTCGTCAAGCGCTCCAGTCAATCTGATTGGTGAAGATGCGAAACCAACACGTTCAATCGAAATCCAAAGAACTGCTGCTCTTGCTCTCCAAACACACTTCTCACCCGATGGAATTGTTCCTGGATCTTTGAAATATGCAGTTTCTGAACTCGAACATATCATGCCTCCGACACCACAACGTCTTCTCTCATCCTTCTTCTCCATGATGTCATATTCGATCAGAAAAATCGTGTCTCATGACGAAGGATTAATTGATGACTCTGTGGAGATTGatcaaattcaaagttttgttcTTCGATCAATGCTCACCAACTTGGTATGGGCGTTCAGTGGTGATGGAAAGTGGAAGTCAAGAGAAATGATGAGCGATTTCATTCGACAAGCAACTACTATATCTTTGCCTCCAAATCAGCAGgtaactttgattttttttagataagaaaaacgatatttttgtgaaatttgaagtttaagccattttctattataatatttataaattaaattaaatactgttttagattttttttttgaagcaaaatcccCATTCTTTACTACTTCACCtgtatttcagaatttttgaaattctaaatttatgGTAAACTTTTCAGGCTTGTCTCATTGATTACGAAGTTCAACTCAGCGGAGACTGGCAACCATGGCTGTCGAAGGTTCCAACTATGGAAATTGAATCTCATCGTGTAGCAGCTGCAGATCTCGTTGTTCCAACTATTGATACTGTCCGTCACGAAATGCTTCTCGCCGCATGGCTGGCTGAACACAAACCATTGGTTCTGTGTGGTCCTCCGGGATCTGGTAAAACTATGACTCTTCTCGCTGCACTTCGATCACAACAAGAGATGGAAGTGGTCAATGTCAATTTCTCATCATCGACAACTCCAGAACTACTTCTTCGCACTTTCGATCATTATTGTGAATACAGGTGggatatttataattttttatttatttagtttcatcaataactttttcaataattcattATGGTTTCTTTCAGAAGAACACCAAATGGAGTTGTACTTGCTCCAGTTCAACTGTCACAGTGGCTTGTTATTTTCTGTGATGAGATCAACTTGCCAGCTCCAGATAAATATGGAACTCAGAGAGTTATCAGTTTCCTTCGCCAATTGGTCGAGTTGAATGGATTCTACCGTACATCGGATCACAGTTGGGTGTCCCTCGAACGAATTCAATTTGTCGGAGCTTGTAATCCACCTACTGATCCTGGTCGTCATCCAATGACTTCTCGTTTCCTGAGACACGTTCCAATTGTTTATGTCGATTATCCTGGACAAACTTCGTTGCAACAAATCTACGGAACATTCAATCGTGCAATGTTGAAGATGACACCAGCTGTGCGAGGATTGGCAGATCAGTTGACTAATGCGATGGTTGATGTATATCTTGCCAGTCAAGAACATTTCACTCAAGACGATCAACCACATTATGTATATTCTCCAAGAGAATTGACTCGATGGGTTCGTGGTATTTCTGAAGCAATTACACCATTGGAATCGTTGTCTGCTGAACAGTTGGTTCGATTATGGGCTCATGAAGCTATTCGTCTATTCCAAGATAGATTAGTAACTGAAGAAGAACGTGAATGGACTGATAAGTTGGTCGATACTACAGCCGAGAGATACTTTGGAAACGCTTGTCGTCTGGACGAGGCTCTCAAGAGACCATTGCTCTATTCATGTTGGTTATCCCGTAACTACGTTCCAGTTACTCGCGAGGAACTCCAAGACTACGTGTCAGCAAGACTCAAAGGATTCTACGAAGAGGAGCTCGATGTCAAATTGGTTCTTTTCGATCAAATGTTGGATCATGTTCTCCGTATCGA containing:
- the ZK973.1 gene encoding S1 motif domain-containing protein (Confirmed by transcript evidence), translated to MKRQRLVDKEWILQFPIEYFIHKEVHELNSTQAQRLVSLFKNGCETAYIARYRGDVHGYLAPEKIRKAMEAYVDAKNLNNKVSSAISTVTAKVAGAQEKIIVTERFKRCEEFDEVTDISKEYSTGTRKTKANIARALGLEPPAQSILDGNFVDFKSLLSNGLKTVKDVEEHLKICLADLINRDEEVRKVSANIDILKKECRVSAKLSREAEKNRKDLEKRGIIEKYKNFIGEKWNAEDIRDHTVSALNKGFDEGIITWKIECEFNDAKYIHPFSRKSVYFGMKNFYQEALAYSIKNYFIPRIERKMANHLKDKAKDRSIVLFGENVDQLLSQEGIRDKFVIALDPGRSKIKTAFLKPTGEVVDMSSFSIYGTRFDGGGVDLLKKWSQQTERKDIVFAIGNGTNTYNTQIAVSDMINSNVFPKEINVSYCIVPEHGASKYSCTPSAIEEFGENAEITEISAVSIGRRLIDPMSEYVKIEPQHLGKGQYQLSVDPKKLNESLLNVVRDRVSFNGVDLNTASKNLLQRINGLNEKTAKEIVQYREQNGRFRSRAELKEVKGIGALTFQQCAGFLTVSRPDDAEDGPPKKKFKKSSTSKEWNPFDETIVHPDDYRTGESLLGKLNVSIEDITGRIKSFSISRLTAEEAKVLNLLQNLTLKTKMKPPPPLRTKVGQIRDLAEGQRFTGTVSNKTDFGVFIDIGVGQDGLAHISHFKDGHYSLMLPSVNDSVEVVIDKIREDGKISLSPVY